In the genome of Myxococcus stipitatus, one region contains:
- a CDS encoding AAA family ATPase, which translates to MNQPARVLAAAAPSPATAHTTMDRIAAELGRAVQGKEAQARLVTTCVVSSGHLLLEDVPGVGKTTLAEALARSCGLSFARIQFTADLMPADILGAQIFQAQTATFQFRPGPLFRQLVLADELNRAPPRTQSALLEAMAQGQVSLDGTTHALPAPFTVVATQNPVDFSGTYPLPDSQLDRFMVRMSLGHPAPEVEARLLATRGGAPALDAVKTVSSPEEVAQLRALAAEQRLDPAVADYVVRLARATREHGDIERGASTRAVLALGAAARAQSLWEARDFVTPGDVRAVLVPCWAHRVLLRSAVQGVAARDEAAHLLEELVRKVPAPR; encoded by the coding sequence ATGAATCAGCCCGCCCGCGTCCTCGCCGCCGCAGCCCCCTCCCCCGCTACCGCGCACACGACGATGGACCGAATCGCCGCCGAGTTGGGGCGGGCCGTCCAGGGCAAGGAAGCCCAGGCCCGGCTGGTCACGACGTGTGTGGTCTCCAGCGGCCACCTCCTCCTCGAGGACGTGCCGGGTGTCGGGAAGACGACGCTGGCGGAGGCCCTGGCCCGCTCATGCGGGTTGAGCTTCGCGCGCATCCAGTTCACCGCGGACCTGATGCCGGCCGACATCCTGGGCGCCCAGATATTCCAGGCGCAGACGGCCACCTTCCAGTTCCGCCCCGGTCCCCTCTTCCGTCAGCTCGTGCTGGCGGATGAGCTCAACCGCGCTCCGCCCCGCACCCAATCCGCGCTGCTGGAGGCCATGGCCCAGGGCCAGGTGTCGCTGGACGGCACCACCCATGCGCTGCCCGCGCCCTTCACCGTCGTGGCCACGCAGAACCCGGTGGACTTCTCCGGCACCTACCCGCTGCCGGACTCGCAGCTGGACCGCTTCATGGTGCGCATGTCCCTGGGGCACCCCGCACCCGAGGTGGAGGCCCGGCTCCTGGCCACTCGAGGAGGCGCGCCCGCGCTGGACGCCGTGAAGACGGTGTCCAGCCCCGAGGAGGTGGCGCAGCTGCGCGCCCTCGCGGCGGAGCAGCGGCTGGACCCGGCGGTGGCCGACTATGTGGTGCGGCTGGCCCGGGCCACTCGCGAGCACGGCGACATCGAGCGAGGGGCGTCCACCCGCGCGGTGCTGGCCCTGGGCGCGGCGGCTCGGGCGCAGTCGCTGTGGGAGGCGCGCGACTTCGTGACGCCCGGAGATGTGCGGGCGGTGCTGGTGCCTTGTTGGGCCCACCGCGTGCTGCTCCGGAGCGCGGTGCAGGGCGTGGCGGCGCGCGACGAGGCGGCGCACCTGCTGGAAGAGCTGGTCCGAAAGGTTCCGGCGCCCCGGTGA
- a CDS encoding outer membrane beta-barrel domain-containing protein — translation MNARTLRVFAPLMVWLTAAGAAAQEADEAVLDNVVVRNRLYEPGGHLEVSLGVGLPLQTHLTAHYFFDAGLAYNVFNTLAVEARVGYAASRHTGLARSISESFLAREDKRVTDELEDLWQMNFHGVAGIRWAPIYGKLSLVSDLPAHFQAYVWAGGGMGSFKRNSVIQCSQVVDRDQGVCDNRTNLGDRDSASEDYWVRETRVAPMVSAAVGFRFFILNRHGLRLELRDWVFKDQYRVNLVRDEWEAGRVTGESARSPGLTHLVQFDLGYTFSF, via the coding sequence ATGAACGCACGCACGCTTCGCGTTTTTGCTCCATTGATGGTGTGGCTGACGGCCGCGGGGGCTGCCGCGCAGGAGGCCGACGAGGCCGTCCTCGACAACGTCGTTGTCCGCAATCGGCTGTATGAGCCGGGCGGACATCTGGAAGTGTCGTTAGGGGTGGGGTTGCCGCTCCAGACGCACCTGACGGCGCACTACTTCTTCGACGCGGGGCTGGCCTACAACGTCTTCAACACGTTGGCCGTCGAGGCGCGGGTAGGCTACGCGGCCAGCCGTCACACGGGCCTGGCGCGCTCCATCTCCGAGAGCTTCCTGGCGCGCGAGGACAAGCGCGTCACCGACGAGCTCGAGGACCTCTGGCAGATGAACTTCCACGGCGTGGCGGGGATCCGCTGGGCGCCCATCTACGGGAAGCTCAGCCTGGTCTCCGACCTCCCCGCGCACTTCCAGGCCTACGTCTGGGCCGGCGGAGGCATGGGCAGCTTCAAGCGCAACTCCGTCATCCAGTGCTCGCAGGTGGTGGATCGCGACCAGGGCGTCTGTGACAACCGCACCAACCTGGGGGACCGGGACTCCGCGTCGGAGGACTACTGGGTGCGTGAGACGCGCGTGGCGCCCATGGTGTCCGCGGCCGTGGGCTTCCGCTTCTTCATCCTCAACCGGCACGGCCTGCGGCTGGAGCTGCGCGACTGGGTGTTCAAGGACCAGTACCGCGTGAATCTGGTCCGCGATGAGTGGGAGGCCGGCCGTGTGACGGGAGAGTCCGCGCGCAGCCCGGGGCTCACCCACCTGGTGCAGTTCGACCTTGGCTACACCTTCTCGTTCTAG
- a CDS encoding lytic transglycosylase domain-containing protein, which yields MRGLTVAVAAAAMLVSGGAGAFPVQAPVEPLGEPAEMTQLRVRLAQAEAELSVALTRLQAYEDEAAYEEAERLGVAAHVRASGLPEHQQRRLAVAIVREAQNNGVDPMLVIAVIRCESSFNNYAVSHVGAMGLMQVMPDTGTWLADKAGFRLGRKTNLFDAETNVALGTAYLAELIERFGTVEKALVAYNAGPSQAQKILAKKESRTRFMAGYPTKVVKEFRKLKAQQARELTTLEAPKTAGREG from the coding sequence ATGAGGGGCTTGACGGTGGCGGTGGCTGCGGCGGCGATGCTCGTGAGTGGAGGGGCCGGTGCCTTCCCGGTGCAGGCGCCGGTGGAGCCCCTGGGGGAGCCCGCGGAGATGACGCAGCTTCGCGTCCGGTTGGCGCAGGCGGAGGCGGAGCTGAGCGTGGCGCTCACCCGGCTCCAGGCCTATGAGGATGAGGCCGCCTATGAAGAGGCGGAGCGGCTGGGGGTGGCGGCGCACGTGAGGGCCTCCGGGCTGCCCGAGCATCAGCAGCGCCGCCTGGCGGTGGCCATCGTCCGCGAAGCCCAAAACAACGGCGTGGACCCGATGCTGGTCATCGCCGTCATCCGCTGCGAGAGCTCCTTCAACAACTATGCGGTGTCCCATGTCGGCGCGATGGGCTTGATGCAGGTGATGCCGGACACGGGGACGTGGCTGGCGGACAAGGCCGGCTTCCGGCTGGGTCGGAAGACGAACCTGTTCGACGCGGAAACCAACGTGGCGCTGGGGACGGCCTATCTGGCGGAGCTCATCGAGCGCTTCGGCACCGTGGAGAAGGCCCTGGTCGCCTACAACGCGGGGCCGAGCCAGGCGCAGAAAATCCTGGCGAAGAAAGAGTCGCGCACGCGGTTCATGGCGGGCTATCCCACCAAGGTGGTGAAGGAGTTCCGCAAGCTGAAGGCGCAGCAGGCGCGGGAACTCACCACGCTGGAGGCCCCCAAGACAGCGGGACGCGAGGGTTGA
- a CDS encoding HupE/UreJ family protein gives MTKVSWSRLLAGWLVLAACVASAHDADILYTQVRRAGPGAAEVRQVVTLTAASLGLLIPADADGDGTVSQADLDLRRAALEVGVWDAMPLTAGGQPCTRTSHAALVRRTFVELSATYACPEGALRQRYPLLSVLPEGYRVILGSVTEGEFPGALFADAAQPSLSIPGPGEAAPSAVGGFAGWVGLGMRHIFEGVDHLAFLLAVLLVGGGLKRVLLLVTSFTVAHSLTLGATALGWLVLDGERTRWVEAAIAASIIYVAVENLVLREHRHRALITFLFGLVHGFGFASVLAGYGLGDSVAKGLVGFNLGVELGQALVVIVLLPPLRMIQRRPSVHRGVVRVLSVCILAAGGYWMVERALG, from the coding sequence ATGACGAAGGTCTCCTGGAGCCGGCTGCTCGCGGGCTGGCTCGTGCTCGCCGCGTGTGTCGCCTCCGCGCACGACGCGGACATCCTCTACACCCAGGTGCGCCGGGCCGGGCCCGGAGCGGCCGAGGTACGGCAGGTCGTGACGCTGACGGCCGCCTCGCTGGGCCTGCTCATCCCCGCGGACGCGGACGGAGACGGAACGGTGTCCCAGGCGGACCTGGACCTGCGCCGCGCCGCGCTGGAGGTGGGCGTCTGGGACGCGATGCCGCTCACCGCCGGCGGTCAGCCTTGCACGCGCACGTCCCACGCGGCGCTCGTCCGGCGGACCTTCGTGGAGCTGTCGGCCACCTACGCCTGCCCGGAGGGGGCGCTGCGCCAGCGCTATCCCCTGCTGTCGGTCCTGCCGGAGGGCTACCGCGTCATCCTGGGCAGCGTGACGGAAGGGGAGTTCCCCGGCGCGCTCTTCGCGGATGCCGCGCAGCCGTCGCTGTCCATTCCGGGGCCCGGGGAGGCCGCCCCGTCGGCGGTGGGGGGCTTCGCGGGCTGGGTGGGGTTGGGAATGCGCCACATCTTCGAGGGCGTGGACCACCTGGCCTTCCTGCTGGCGGTGTTGCTCGTGGGCGGCGGACTCAAGCGCGTGCTGCTCCTGGTGACGTCCTTCACGGTGGCGCACTCGCTCACGCTGGGGGCCACGGCGCTGGGGTGGCTGGTGCTGGACGGGGAGCGCACGCGCTGGGTGGAGGCCGCCATCGCCGCGTCCATCATCTACGTGGCGGTGGAGAACCTGGTGCTGCGCGAGCACCGCCACCGCGCGCTCATCACCTTCCTCTTCGGCCTGGTGCATGGCTTCGGCTTCGCGAGCGTGCTGGCGGGCTATGGCCTGGGAGACTCGGTGGCGAAGGGGCTTGTGGGCTTCAACCTGGGCGTGGAGCTGGGGCAGGCGCTCGTGGTCATCGTGTTGCTACCGCCACTGCGGATGATTCAGCGCAGGCCCTCCGTGCACAGAGGGGTGGTGAGAGTGTTGTCCGTGTGCATCCTCGCTGCTGGTGGGTACTGGATGGTCGAGCGGGCACTCGGTTGA
- the rplC gene encoding 50S ribosomal protein L3, with amino-acid sequence MKGLIGKKIGMTQVFNDEGNLVPVTVIDVSTCQVVGKRTPEKDSYSAVTLGFGEIREKILNKCERGFFKKNNVPFRRHVKEFRVTVEESSSFNVGDAVKADLFSKGQLVDVTGVTKGRGFSGVMRRWSFKGSQTKTHGTHEYQRHPGAIGQRKTPGRTYPNKKMPGHYGVDQVTTQNLTVIDVDTEKGLVLVKGAVPGHNNGIVFLRPSIKVALREQHKAAKRA; translated from the coding sequence GTGAAGGGTCTGATTGGCAAGAAGATCGGGATGACCCAGGTGTTCAACGACGAGGGCAACCTCGTTCCCGTGACGGTCATCGACGTGAGCACCTGCCAGGTCGTGGGCAAGCGTACCCCGGAGAAGGATTCGTACTCCGCGGTCACCCTGGGCTTTGGTGAGATTCGCGAGAAGATTCTGAACAAGTGCGAGCGGGGGTTCTTCAAGAAGAACAACGTCCCGTTCCGCCGCCACGTGAAGGAGTTCCGGGTCACGGTGGAGGAGTCCAGCTCCTTCAATGTGGGCGACGCCGTCAAGGCGGACCTGTTCTCCAAGGGCCAGCTCGTGGATGTCACGGGCGTGACCAAGGGTCGCGGCTTCTCCGGCGTCATGCGCCGCTGGAGCTTCAAGGGTTCGCAGACCAAGACGCACGGTACGCACGAGTATCAGCGTCACCCGGGCGCCATCGGTCAGCGTAAGACGCCTGGCCGTACGTACCCGAACAAGAAGATGCCCGGTCACTACGGCGTGGATCAGGTCACCACGCAGAACCTGACGGTCATCGACGTGGACACGGAGAAGGGTCTCGTCCTGGTCAAGGGCGCGGTCCCCGGCCACAACAACGGCATCGTGTTCCTGCGCCCCAGCATCAAGGTCGCGCTGCGCGAGCAGCACAAGGCCGCCAAGCGCGCCTGA
- a CDS encoding lmo0937 family membrane protein, with amino-acid sequence MYWTMGMILLVLWCLGLTAGSTEGNWVHLFLLFALGAFLLGVMSRGRRTAVT; translated from the coding sequence GTGTATTGGACGATGGGGATGATCCTGCTGGTGTTGTGGTGCCTGGGACTGACGGCGGGTTCCACCGAGGGCAACTGGGTTCACCTGTTCCTGCTCTTCGCGCTGGGGGCCTTCCTGCTGGGGGTGATGTCGCGGGGACGGCGGACGGCGGTGACATGA
- a CDS encoding RNA polymerase factor sigma-32, whose product MQASTEQSSNSGSLAMYLSEINHYNLLTVEEEQALARTFIRGELAAGHRLVTSNLRFVVKVAYEYRSYGIKMSDLIQEGNIGLMKAVQKFDPDKGIRLISYAVWWIRAYIQNYILKSWSLVKLGTTQAQRKLFFSLARTRRELEKFGNGEAVVNVEEIARRLHVKPGEVREMEQRMGGRDLSLDAPMGEDGGNSHVDFVVSAAAPQDDEFADKEEAGLINARVRTALMRLDPRERFIIEQRVMNERPMTLKELGEHFGFSRERARQLEIRAKDKLKAELAALMAEVDPEAASLQQ is encoded by the coding sequence ATGCAGGCGTCCACCGAGCAGTCGTCCAACTCTGGCTCCCTGGCGATGTACCTCTCGGAAATCAACCACTACAACCTCCTTACCGTGGAGGAAGAGCAGGCGCTGGCGCGCACCTTCATCCGCGGAGAGCTGGCCGCGGGTCACCGGCTCGTCACCTCCAACCTTCGCTTCGTCGTGAAGGTCGCCTACGAGTACCGCTCCTACGGCATCAAGATGTCGGACCTCATCCAGGAGGGGAACATCGGCCTGATGAAGGCGGTGCAGAAGTTCGACCCGGACAAGGGCATCCGCCTCATCTCCTACGCGGTCTGGTGGATTCGCGCGTACATCCAGAACTACATCCTCAAGAGCTGGTCGCTCGTGAAGCTCGGCACCACGCAGGCGCAGCGAAAGCTGTTCTTCAGCCTGGCGCGCACCCGCCGCGAGCTGGAGAAGTTCGGCAACGGCGAGGCCGTGGTCAACGTGGAGGAGATTGCTCGCCGGCTGCACGTGAAGCCAGGCGAGGTGCGGGAGATGGAGCAGCGCATGGGCGGCCGGGACCTGTCCCTGGACGCGCCCATGGGCGAGGACGGCGGCAACAGCCACGTGGACTTCGTGGTCAGCGCCGCGGCCCCCCAGGACGATGAGTTCGCCGACAAGGAAGAGGCGGGCCTCATCAACGCCCGGGTCCGCACCGCGCTGATGCGCCTGGACCCTCGCGAGCGCTTCATCATCGAGCAGCGGGTCATGAACGAGCGCCCCATGACGCTCAAGGAGCTGGGCGAGCATTTCGGGTTCTCCCGGGAACGGGCCCGTCAGCTGGAGATTCGCGCCAAGGACAAGCTGAAGGCGGAGCTGGCGGCGCTGATGGCGGAGGTGGACCCGGAGGCGGCGTCCCTGCAGCAGTAG
- a CDS encoding STAS domain-containing protein, with the protein MAGLQIHREDLAGQVTLRLEGILDGKTALQVQTSLEALRGQPVVLDFTHLREFKDSAVGVLTRSMEHSVTLRGLAAHHERMFRYFGVTTGAASSQPYYTPEDILTL; encoded by the coding sequence ATGGCGGGATTGCAGATCCACCGCGAGGACCTCGCAGGCCAGGTCACCTTGCGGCTGGAAGGGATATTGGACGGCAAGACGGCCCTGCAGGTGCAGACGTCGTTGGAAGCCTTGCGGGGTCAACCCGTGGTGCTCGACTTCACCCACCTGCGCGAGTTCAAGGACAGCGCGGTGGGGGTGTTGACACGGAGCATGGAGCACTCCGTGACGCTGCGCGGCCTGGCCGCTCACCATGAGCGGATGTTCCGCTACTTCGGTGTCACCACCGGCGCGGCGAGCAGCCAGCCCTACTACACCCCGGAGGACATCCTCACCCTCTGA
- a CDS encoding DUF58 domain-containing protein, with the protein MRRKQKQRWARLRAWLTPPRTLKVTRIGRTYLVVTFGVGLGALNTGNNLLYLLLGLLLSMVVVSGVLSERCLRDLSVRRVGTDEAFAGEPFAFRWALSRKQGHAFALTLSEEGAPLAGGGGVGYLPAGVEHVVRANLTAPRRGPVRLTGVRVTTTWPLGLFAKTRVLPVEGTLLVYPRRGYACQDPGDAERGPVGEAGNPRRNDGSGDVTGLRELAEGEDARRIHWLKSASVGKLLRVEREREERRTWMLVVESGLQGDALERRCEEVAALSHRLLGEGHEVGLDTGDQRIRSGAGTAQERRILRALAWLGFEDERAEKDEEAA; encoded by the coding sequence GTGAGGCGGAAGCAGAAGCAGCGCTGGGCGCGGCTTCGCGCCTGGCTCACCCCGCCGCGCACCCTGAAGGTGACGCGCATCGGTCGCACCTACCTGGTGGTGACCTTCGGCGTGGGCCTGGGCGCGCTCAACACCGGCAACAACCTGCTCTATCTGCTGCTCGGCCTGCTGCTGAGCATGGTGGTGGTGTCGGGTGTCCTCTCGGAGCGGTGCCTCCGGGACTTGTCCGTGCGGCGCGTGGGCACGGACGAGGCCTTCGCGGGGGAGCCCTTCGCGTTCCGCTGGGCCCTCTCCCGAAAGCAGGGCCACGCCTTCGCCCTCACGCTCTCGGAGGAAGGCGCGCCCCTCGCGGGAGGAGGCGGCGTGGGCTACCTGCCCGCGGGCGTGGAGCACGTCGTGCGGGCCAACCTCACCGCGCCTCGGCGAGGCCCCGTGCGCCTGACGGGCGTGCGGGTGACGACGACATGGCCGCTCGGGCTGTTCGCCAAGACGCGGGTGTTGCCCGTGGAGGGGACGCTGCTCGTCTATCCCCGGCGTGGCTATGCGTGCCAGGACCCGGGCGACGCGGAGCGAGGCCCCGTCGGCGAGGCGGGCAACCCCCGCCGCAATGACGGCAGCGGCGATGTGACGGGGCTGCGGGAGCTCGCCGAGGGAGAGGACGCCCGGCGCATCCACTGGCTCAAGAGCGCCTCGGTGGGAAAGCTGCTGCGCGTGGAGCGCGAGCGCGAGGAGCGCCGCACCTGGATGCTGGTGGTGGAGTCGGGCCTCCAGGGTGACGCGCTGGAGCGGCGCTGCGAGGAGGTGGCCGCCCTGTCCCACCGGCTGCTGGGCGAGGGCCATGAGGTGGGCCTCGACACGGGCGACCAGCGGATCCGCTCCGGCGCCGGCACCGCGCAGGAGCGGCGAATCCTCCGCGCCCTGGCGTGGCTGGGCTTCGAGGACGAGCGCGCGGAGAAGGACGAGGAGGCGGCATGA
- a CDS encoding DUF3488 and transglutaminase-like domain-containing protein has translation MRQGARLRLVLRDLASGCAFASMAVSGQLPLWTLGLYAVGLVSALAGKRLFARRAKLTALLLLGVAAVLVVNVTAGTLNLVVAACAFAGLISAHRLLSAPDPATDGQVHLSGLLMVAGGAALSGELVYGFFLIAFGVLASLSLALGVVEASVPDGEPLPVRAVMPPLSVGVGFAVAGAMAFFILFPRLNWNMTGPRAAPGLGPATTGFSNTVRLGGTGTIKGNPRVVLRATLNPDPGVDALGAYWVGRTYDIFDGQEWTSAGGVKRMREPLLTLRPGGDNLVHQRVELLPAYGGQTLIALETPSRLGNAVANSTTGSRRAPLQEMYGGEARFAEPGLSYSYEAYSLPPGGSGDSFRRLPSVEQDALLALPEALDPRVSQTAARILNGEREPLAAAQKLATWLQREFTYTLELSGDHEDPLADFLFERKAGHCEHFATALTLMLRTQGIRARLATGFFGGERVNDAYILRAGDAHAWTHVLVPERGFVTVDATPPAHRPSQGSKWVQQVLALYEALESRWRNSVVDYSFRDQVDVARALVRPPKGSEKAEQRRLPPPRAWGAALVAGLVVYVAWRAVTRLAGRPRPLDATRFVDKVEAVLASAELSRRAEETLEELDARLAREHHPLTRALSPVTRRYLEARFGGRPLRQGEAKQLLRTLEDAVAQHTRLTARASRAS, from the coding sequence ATGAGGCAAGGCGCGCGGCTGCGGCTGGTGCTCAGGGACCTGGCCTCCGGATGCGCCTTCGCGTCCATGGCGGTGTCGGGACAACTGCCGCTGTGGACCTTGGGCCTCTATGCCGTGGGGCTGGTCTCGGCGCTCGCGGGCAAGCGCCTGTTCGCTCGCCGCGCGAAGCTCACCGCGCTGCTGCTGCTGGGCGTCGCGGCCGTGCTCGTCGTGAACGTCACCGCGGGCACCCTCAACCTGGTGGTGGCGGCGTGTGCCTTCGCGGGCCTCATCTCCGCGCATCGGCTGTTGTCAGCCCCCGACCCGGCCACGGACGGACAGGTCCACCTGTCGGGGCTGCTGATGGTCGCGGGCGGCGCGGCGCTGTCGGGCGAGCTCGTGTACGGCTTCTTCCTCATCGCGTTCGGCGTGCTGGCCAGCCTCTCGCTGGCGCTGGGCGTGGTGGAGGCCTCCGTTCCAGACGGCGAGCCGCTCCCGGTGCGCGCGGTGATGCCGCCGCTGTCCGTGGGCGTGGGCTTCGCCGTGGCCGGGGCCATGGCCTTCTTCATCCTCTTTCCCCGGCTCAACTGGAACATGACGGGGCCTCGGGCGGCACCGGGGTTGGGGCCGGCCACCACGGGCTTCTCCAACACGGTGCGCCTGGGCGGCACGGGGACCATCAAGGGCAACCCGCGCGTCGTCCTGCGCGCCACGCTGAACCCGGACCCGGGCGTGGATGCCCTGGGCGCCTACTGGGTGGGCCGCACCTACGACATCTTCGACGGACAGGAGTGGACGAGCGCAGGCGGCGTGAAGCGCATGCGCGAGCCGCTGCTGACGCTGCGCCCCGGCGGAGACAACCTGGTCCACCAGCGCGTGGAGCTGTTGCCCGCCTATGGAGGCCAGACGCTCATCGCCCTCGAGACACCGTCGAGGCTGGGCAACGCGGTGGCCAACAGCACCACCGGCAGTCGCCGCGCGCCCCTTCAAGAGATGTATGGCGGCGAGGCGCGCTTCGCGGAGCCCGGGCTCTCCTATTCGTATGAGGCCTACAGCCTTCCGCCTGGAGGCAGCGGGGACTCGTTCCGGCGGCTGCCGTCGGTGGAGCAGGACGCGCTCCTCGCGCTGCCGGAGGCCCTGGACCCGCGCGTCTCCCAGACGGCGGCTCGCATCCTCAACGGCGAGCGCGAGCCCCTGGCCGCCGCGCAGAAACTGGCCACCTGGCTCCAACGCGAGTTCACCTACACGCTGGAGCTGAGCGGAGACCACGAGGACCCGCTCGCGGACTTCCTCTTCGAGCGCAAGGCGGGCCACTGCGAGCACTTCGCCACCGCGCTCACGTTGATGCTGCGCACGCAGGGCATCCGCGCGCGGCTGGCCACCGGCTTCTTCGGCGGCGAGCGGGTGAATGACGCGTACATCCTCCGTGCGGGCGACGCCCACGCGTGGACCCACGTGCTGGTGCCCGAGCGGGGCTTCGTCACGGTGGATGCGACGCCTCCGGCGCACCGCCCCAGCCAGGGCTCGAAGTGGGTGCAGCAGGTGCTCGCGCTCTACGAAGCCCTGGAGTCGCGCTGGCGCAACTCCGTGGTCGACTATTCCTTCCGAGACCAGGTCGACGTCGCGCGCGCCCTGGTGCGCCCGCCCAAGGGCTCCGAGAAGGCCGAGCAGCGCCGCCTGCCCCCGCCCCGCGCCTGGGGCGCCGCGCTGGTGGCCGGCCTGGTCGTCTATGTCGCGTGGAGGGCGGTGACACGCCTCGCGGGACGGCCCCGGCCGCTCGACGCCACGCGCTTCGTGGACAAGGTGGAGGCCGTGCTCGCCTCGGCGGAGCTCTCACGCCGCGCGGAGGAGACGCTCGAGGAGCTCGATGCGAGGCTCGCGCGCGAGCACCACCCGCTCACCCGCGCGCTCTCCCCTGTCACCCGCCGCTACCTGGAGGCCCGCTTCGGCGGCCGTCCCTTGCGCCAGGGTGAGGCGAAGCAGCTGCTGCGCACGCTCGAGGACGCCGTCGCGCAGCACACGCGGCTGACGGCTCGAGCCTCGCGCGCGTCCTGA
- a CDS encoding outer membrane beta-barrel domain-containing protein, with translation MRPILSLALLVATAAQSAPRFPEPGWVLAQLEESPSVPGPGAETSVPPPPEHPAPKPERPRAPMSRPAPAAPAEAAVEPALAPMEDTAPVPEVVELPGRAQEVAAPVTPDDAPLMASSDEAPRTTDARQQELVNGAPLYNPNVSLHIVQKKRFADESKHELALYPAVIQVNGKYTNHAGTALHYSYHLQENFAVQVTGQYNWHTNESDFNLELIDKVREQAQAASSLLLVWGAQAGVEVTPLYGKFAFLDDKLAQFSLVLSGGAGVGSTRHLIRPEVSNEVEGRRYTVPARFGDTGTKFLGSVGGGFRLQFGESYALRLEVRDLIYTARVDKVDGCNLADFEKLEAARTSGQDFGTLQLSGSCKYQKFDGVDPKTKKNYREDIILGRDLVAEPSSDVLNNISFYAGFSFLF, from the coding sequence ATGCGACCGATTCTGTCTCTCGCGCTGCTCGTCGCGACGGCGGCCCAGTCCGCCCCGCGCTTTCCTGAACCCGGGTGGGTGCTCGCCCAGCTGGAGGAAAGTCCCTCCGTGCCCGGGCCGGGGGCGGAGACCTCCGTGCCTCCACCTCCCGAGCACCCCGCGCCGAAGCCCGAGCGGCCTCGCGCGCCGATGTCTCGGCCGGCGCCCGCCGCACCCGCGGAGGCGGCGGTGGAGCCCGCGCTCGCGCCCATGGAAGACACCGCGCCCGTGCCAGAGGTGGTGGAGCTGCCCGGGCGCGCGCAGGAGGTGGCCGCGCCGGTGACGCCCGATGACGCGCCGCTGATGGCCTCTTCGGACGAGGCGCCTCGCACCACGGATGCACGGCAGCAGGAGCTGGTGAACGGCGCGCCGCTCTACAACCCGAACGTGTCGCTGCACATCGTGCAGAAGAAGCGCTTCGCGGACGAGAGCAAGCACGAGCTGGCGCTGTACCCCGCCGTCATCCAGGTGAACGGCAAGTACACCAACCACGCGGGCACGGCGCTGCACTACAGCTACCACCTGCAGGAGAACTTCGCCGTCCAGGTGACGGGCCAATACAACTGGCACACGAACGAGAGCGACTTCAACCTCGAGCTCATCGACAAGGTGCGCGAGCAGGCGCAGGCGGCCTCGTCGCTGCTCCTCGTGTGGGGCGCGCAGGCGGGCGTGGAGGTGACGCCGCTGTATGGGAAGTTCGCGTTCCTCGACGACAAGCTGGCGCAGTTCAGCCTGGTGCTGAGCGGGGGCGCGGGGGTGGGCTCCACGCGGCACCTCATCCGCCCGGAGGTCTCCAACGAGGTGGAGGGCCGTCGCTACACCGTTCCCGCGCGCTTTGGTGACACGGGCACCAAGTTCCTCGGCTCCGTGGGGGGCGGCTTCCGGCTCCAGTTCGGTGAGTCATACGCGCTGCGCCTGGAGGTGAGGGACCTCATCTACACGGCCCGCGTGGACAAGGTGGATGGGTGCAACCTGGCGGACTTCGAGAAGCTGGAGGCCGCGCGCACCAGCGGCCAGGACTTCGGGACGCTGCAACTGAGTGGCAGCTGCAAGTACCAGAAGTTCGACGGCGTGGACCCGAAGACGAAGAAGAACTACCGCGAGGACATCATCCTGGGGAGGGACCTGGTGGCCGAGCCCTCCTCGGACGTCCTCAACAACATCAGCTTCTACGCGGGCTTCTCGTTCCTCTTCTGA